CATCCGATTCGTGGAGCCCTGGGAGGGATGCCACCGGACGGCAGGGGTCTCccaagaaagggaaaggattGGGGGGAGCGGATCGGACCTTACTGCCATCTGTAAGGAAGGTGCCACCAACGTTCATTACATCCTACAAGAATGAGAGCACGACGTCAACCGTTGAAGAAAGCACGCATAGTCGAACCGCGGTGAAGAACATTCCACAGGACAATGGAGCAAAATCAGGCTCGAAGGATGCAGCGAAGGAGCGCAAGcccgaaaaagaaacagaaagggaGGTCAAATCAGCCGTTGGTAACGGTGGATCGGAAATCCATAATTGCGAAGCTCCCGGCTCCGTCACCAGCAGTTCAGGTGAAGCGGACGAAAGCCGTACCCTAAGTACCGGTAGTATGGATAAGAGctccaacagcaacattcaTACCACACCAAACCAAAAGGGTCACAAGCCTGCGAAACAGGAAGCGGATGAACCTTCGGAACGGTACACGACACCGCTTTCCGAGCAGTCGACCGGGCGGTCACAACAGTACACCAGCCCCTCATCGCAACTGTCGTCGGCGACATCTCCATCCTCAGTGGAGCAAGCAAGACCGTCGGCGCGATCGTCATCAGCTTTGTCAGGAGCCTCCGAGCGGTCGTCTGCCTCTTCTCCACTATCCACTTCAATCCGCAAGGAGGATGGTCGCATGTCCAACCAGGAAGAGGAACGGGCTCCTGACAAATCGCCATCGGCAGGTGATGACGTCTCGACAATACCAGACGAGGTGGTTGAGGGGGAAGACTCCGGAAGGGAAACACCCGTCTGGTTACGATAATAACATATGGGTGGCTGGTCTAATGAGGAGGGGTGGAAGACGGGCTTGGGGTTGCCATGTCATGTCAAAATAGAAAATGCGAGTGCCCCATGTGGCAACTCAGGAGGACGTGACTCGTCACACGTTTCGTGTCAGAGGTAGCTTCAGTTCGTTTCGCTCCCATAACCCTCTTTCACCTCcattgtgcgtgtgtgtggatgtcactctctttcttttagtGTGCTTTACTACCTCCTGTAGCAGGTTGGTGGAACTAGTGGGGTAGAGGGGAATACCGGACCTTTGTTGAGCATATGCTGCGGATCTTGTATCCGCTTTTGAGCTGTACTTGTTTTGTAAGTTCAATTTCACTCTCCAACGGCGCCTCTCTTCTACCTTTCACCATTCTGTGCCATTCAAGGTGCTTCAACAAGGGAAGAGCGTGCGATGTTGATTGCTGCACCCGCGGAACCCGTAgggtgaaaaagagagagagcgaCCTGTCCATGGCGGCTTAAGGTACAGTCACACCAGACTTTCAGCAGTGTTCAGCGCATCTCAAAAGCGGTGCTAAGTTACTGTCGAGTGGGGTTGTGCCTCTTCCCTTATAGCGGTTGATGCTTGGCATACCAGTTTCGTGTAGGCGTGTTTTCTGGCCGAGGTTAATTGGGTAAAACTGGAGGGTCATGCACTGcgagggagggaaaataaagtaaaggtAAGAGTATATACAGTTACCTGACCTGGTGTGAGATGCCTATATAACGCAGACACTATGTCATGAGCAAGGGTATACAGAACCTTAGTTAACGGTGAAATCGCTGCTGTTTGCGATGCGGTGATTCTGCCGTCGTTTTTTTGGTGTTACATTTTgggggagaggaagaggaagaaagaaatcgCGTTTCGCCCAACGTATGAAGGCAACCTTGTTTAAGTATTTCATTGTTCTTCAAGGTTACCTAAAGTATCCTtcccaattttttttcacatcCCTTAGGCAACAagataaagcaaaaaaaaggggggtcGGTGTTGTTACGTGGACATTCATAGTTTGGAACATAAGGTGTGGAAGCGGCTGAGGGTCCTTTCCGCACCCAGTCGGTGCTATTTGTCCCGCTTGAGGCTTCTGCCGCCATCGCTATCCAAAAGCAGTGCCCCATTGCTGGGGACGATACTTAACAAgagaattttttaaaagaaaaaaaaaaggctcCCGCACGAGGAAGCCAATAGAGCATCTGTCCGAGAAGCGCGGATATTAGGAAGAAAGGTAAGGAGAAAATTCTGCAGGGACATAACAAGTACACACACccataatattattattcgTAATATTctgatattttcttcatgtcTTCGGcggcggaaaaaaaacatgcacCGCTCGTGGATGTGGTGGCAGGAGGACTGGGTTCGGCAGCCGCTAAATCCTTGCTTGCCCCGTTTCAACGTATCGTCATACTTCAGCAGCTGGGAGAACATAGGAATCTCAATACATTTCAACTCGTCAGTCACAtcaaaagaaatgaagggTGGAGGGGCTTTTGGAGGGGGAATTTAACATCGATGATTATTCGGGTGCCGTACTCTGGTATGCAGTTTGTCACATATAGCAGGTTGAAGTTCCTTTTCCAAGACCTCTCTGAAAGATATGTGCGGCCACCCAAAGGGGATGACGGAGACATTCGGAACGCGAGCAGGCACGTGGAGACCGCCGAGTTGTTTCTAATGAAGTGTGGTGCGGGGGGTATATCTGCTACTATCGCGGGAGTTGCCGTGTACCCAGGCGAGGTGGTTCGCCTGCGCCTTATGTCAGGAGAGAAGCAATTCAAAAGTATCATGGGTACGATACGCATCATTCACGCCGAGACGAACTCCATGAAGAACTTTTACCGTGGGCTCGGGGCATCCCTGCTGCAGCGAGTGCCGGACATTCTTATCAACTTTGCTACTTACGAAACGATCAAGTATAAGCTGATGGAGAAAGATTTCCTTAAAGATCATCCATCTTATAAGAATGCTATATCCACAACCATTGGCGGGGCGACCGCTGCCGTGGCGTCTATTGCAGTCTGTTTCCCCCTCGACGTGGCAAAGCGGCGGATTGGCATGTCTGGTCAAGGAAAGAGTGGAATTGTGCACCGGGGCGTTCGCGAATGTTTGTGGCATGTATACCGCTACGAGGGCATCCGAGGGTTATACGGTGGGGCGAGCGTAGAGATAATGCGCTGTGTCCCGCAGGTGGTGCTCATGTGGTTCTTCATAGAGGCAACGCAGAAGTTTCTCACAAATTACGGGTTCGGTAGCGACGCGCAGCCGTGAAATAGCTGAGGGGGGAAGTGGTCGATATTTAGTTTTTGGGAACCGAACGACAAATTTTAAGTTGGACTGCAGCTCTGTACTGTCGTACGGCACGAGAATTGTCAACATCATCCACCCTCATGTGTAGTAGGTGAATAGAGCGCAATGCGAAGTCAGCTTCCCCACTAAGGTGTTTGGACTTTTGAAGCATAGGCGGAGCGACAGCATCTGCGGATAATTTTTGGTTCAGTCTGCTTCGCTTTTGTGGAAGCAGCAACTTTTACGTCCCTTTAATCCACAAATGCACTCTGCGTACTCCACGCGTTTGTGCTTTTGGGTTTGGATCGTAGCGGCATTGCTGTTTCCTAGCGTTTCCTTACAAACGTCCTTCTGGAAAGCTCAACAGCCTTTCCAACTGGGTGTAAGgattttcctcccttcttgTAAGCATAAAGACTCTATGGGAGTCAACCGcctaattttattttgttatgctttcatcttttttttgtttttgacatagacttgtttattttcttcattcccctttttcttttccgttgcTCCCCATcacagcaaagaaaaaaaataaaagggctGCAGGGCAGCAACATTTGGTCGCTGCGTCCCAGACAGGACAAAGTTAATTAACAACTCAGTCTTCGTGAGGCTGGGGTGGCCACTTGGTTTCTCGTCCAGGCGAGTATAAGGCTGGTCGCAGGCAATTAGTCGAGTGGAATCACCACGTTGTTCAATTTACCGGAAATTTTAACGGAATATGTTACGTTTGTATAGTTAAACGTTTATGcgataaatatatgtattggttttttttatattgatTTATGGTGCTGTTTACCATATTtggctttttgtttttccagctccttccttcttttgccATGTGATTGGGTTAAAACTAGTGGGGCGGTGGGGTGTGCGCCTTCAGCGTGATTGGTGCTAAtatgaaaaaggagaaaatgtaACTTCTGTCGATcaggggaagaaagaaaggagggcaAACAAGTTTGAAGTGTGAGTGGTACATTTTTGCTCGTGTGGGTTCCGTGCGGGTTGCGTCCCCGCTGACGCTAACGTTGCGTGTCACTACTCGCTCTTCACACCTTCAATTTGTTTACTTAACATTATGTTTGGCTGCGTGTGTGGATTTCGtcgaaagagagaagaaacaaagcaaaagggagaaagggcGGTCACaatcagaaagaaaaaaaaggagaaattTGATAACTAAGTACTCGGTGCCTGAACCAACTGAAGGGGGAAggtagagaaggaaaaaccgAGAGAAGtgcttcaacaaaaaaaaaaacggaggagCAGAGAGCACGACGACACTTGTTTTGCAGGCCCATATAGCGCAAAAGTCCACGACAAATATGGAGGAGCGGACGCTGCAGTACCTGGATGGGATTATTATTACCCTCAGGCAGGC
This region of Trypanosoma brucei gambiense DAL972 chromosome 10, complete sequence genomic DNA includes:
- a CDS encoding mitochondrial carrier protein, putative gives rise to the protein MSSAAEKKHAPLVDVVAGGLGSAAAKSLLAPFQRIVILQQLGEHRNLNTFQLVSHIKRNEGWRGFWRGNLTSMIIRVPYSGMQFVTYSRLKFLFQDLSERYVRPPKGDDGDIRNASRHVETAELFLMKCGAGGISATIAGVAVYPGEVVRLRLMSGEKQFKSIMGTIRIIHAETNSMKNFYRGLGASLLQRVPDILINFATYETIKYKLMEKDFLKDHPSYKNAISTTIGGATAAVASIAVCFPLDVAKRRIGMSGQGKSGIVHRGVRECLWHVYRYEGIRGLYGGASVEIMRCVPQVVLMWFFIEATQKFLTNYGFGSDAQP